A window from Podospora bellae-mahoneyi strain CBS 112042 chromosome 1 map unlocalized CBS112042p_1, whole genome shotgun sequence encodes these proteins:
- a CDS encoding uncharacterized protein (EggNog:ENOG503NU60; COG:S): MAVNYTAVAWTPVVMLGIAIILGVYVLARLVLDLSIRRGLVNSKKHQDDIESDAPSHSRFRITATRSVALAGVICSLLSNILELVILFDYVDYYDLSYLKRYTALNFFTIAGGLCLFVTAILTTKALASPSKGHSISRIVYTILLVLIALFALIVFILQTVINSIRNYGSRGTNYFRLARATPIIGHTYFGLLGLTTLVISIGLIRRWTQIRGAEVPTAERSALKMFTIAAVPVLTAIIVLGIVYRATFIGASYLYYYSLNDLHGSALDDCRGSKKTYRDLVESLTLLQKSLEQVVKIYQGPDFASGLQDLGAIAQATVNQVCAALQEFRDRISSKYGPSLASNGSGNVLRDVTRKIQWKFEEKDVEQFRAKVAGLTVSLNLLLDVTAVRLIQQSQEATAKRIDDAEKNTTKVVQKFGQSIEKSFRFIGSRIMSKLDFLSSIGMDLKDSAFQIVTLMFTMSRDLTSMGAVLLRLERGVDNGEHFVLEDATGRTLPIHLKTITSWETFEFILDDRFKGRKGERRIRRKLYSLHESASHQEIDRSAIFEDAFVPYQKVDMSIVCRALEVPQADSSGDTGLSSCPWCRTTSPGKLGARVQCPTCKKKFTRVVIELDDDLAAPMAPVTDHTVKPTGKPGPNGEECSECHQPKTPSGNDQRRKHPVDLESDSDEENVTGFAHIILQTKKMRAIKLKEPAIVPLQVASDPKNLDVAGMQHHTAHEEHSLEQPVRKSAEQQPKTSGKPRLPAPRAATIADAEKYGIPSGYWLKNWDPTEEPILLLGSVFDGNSIGKWIYDWTVYDKGPSAPISEMAGEMWLLLIRLTGRIKRSEELVDRIGDEDDKEVVEEFLEAGDRLMVKFRKLLKACEKPMLETKKEGKLGMEAGVQFVRCMFGREFELKKTERWMTSVRLWNLRFDVNCEEVIRKPWMQVATAPEMGGEVDVKS, translated from the exons ATGGCCGTCAACTATACCGCCGTGGCGTGGACGCCGGTAGTCATGCTGGGCATTGCAATCATCCTTGGCGTTTATGTTCTGGCCCGTCTCGTACTCGATCTGTCCATCCGACGCGGCTTGGTCAACTCGAAGAAGCATCAAGATGATATCGAAAGCGACGCTCCTTCCCACAGCAGATTTAGAATAACAGCAACCCGGTCCGTTGCGCTGGCCGGAGTTATCTGCTCGCTGCTCAGCAATATCCTCGAGCTGGTTATTCTGTTTGACTACGTTGATTATTACGACCTGTCATATTTGAAACGGTACACTGCGCTCAACTTCTTTACCATTGCCGGCGGGCTTTGTCTTTTCGTCACGGCTATTCTCACCACGAAGGCCCTCGCATCCCCATCGAAGGGGCATTCGATCTCCCGGATTGTGTACACGATTTTGCTTGTCTTGATCGCTCTTTTCGCGCTGATCGTTTTCATCCTTCAGACCGTTAT TAATTCGATCAGAAATTATGGCTCTCGAGGAACAAACTACTTCAGACTCGCTAGGGCTACCCCCATTATCGGCCATACCTACTTCGGTTTGCTCGGTCTCACGACTCTTGTTATCAGTATTGGCTTGATCAGACGATGGACCCAAATCCGTGGCGCTGAGGTTCCCACG GCCGAACGATCTGCTCTCAAGATGTTCACAATTGCTGCCGTGCCCGTTCTGACAGCGATTATTGTCCTCGGCATCGTCTACAGAGCTACCTTCATCGGCGCGTCGTACTTGTACTACTACTCCTTGAACGACCTTCATGG gtCAGCCTTGGACGATTGCCGTGGTTCGAAGAAGACATATCGCGATCTCGTCGAAAGCCTAACGCTACTCCAAAAGTCGCTTGAGCAAGTAGTGAAAATATATCAAGGACCTGATTTCGCAAGCGGGCTACAGGACCTGGGGGCAATCGCCCAAGCCACTGTCAACCAGGTCTGCGCAGCTCTTCAGGAGTTTCGAGACCGAATCAGCAGCAAATACGGCCCCAGCCTGGCCAGCAACGGGTCAGGGAACGTCTTGAGAGATGTCACTCGAAAGATTCAATGGAAGTTTGAAGAGAAAGATGTCGAGCAGTTCCGCGCGAAGGTGGCGGGACTCACCGTGTCCTTGAACCTTCTTCTCGATGTCACGGCTGT ACGCCTCATACAACAAAGCCAGGAGGCAACGGCCAAACGAATTGACGATGCCGAGAAAAACACAACCAAGGTAGTTCAAAAATTTGGACAGTCGATCGAAAAGTCTTTCAGATTCATCGGTTCACGCATCATGTCGAAACTCGACTTCCTGTCTTCGATAGGGATGGATCTGAAAGACTCGGCATTTCAGATTGTCACCTTGATGTTCACTATGTCGAGAGACCTGACCAGCATGGGGGCAGTTCTCTTGAGGCTTGAGAGAGGTGTCGACAACGGCGAGCACTTTGTGCTTGAAGACGCGACAGGACGCacactccccatccacctcaagACTATCACATCATGGGAGACATTCGAGTTCATCTTGGATGATCGGTTcaaggggaggaaaggggagcGCAGAATTCGACGGAAGCTGTACTCGCTGCACGAGAGTGCCAGTCATCAGGAAATCGATCGATCGGCCATATTTGAAGATGCCTTCGTGCCCTATCAAAAGGTTGACATGAGCATAGTCTGCAGAGCTCTAGAGGTTCCGCAAGCTGATAGCTCAGGTGATACGGGGCTTTCGAGTTGTCCTTGGTGTCGTACCACTTCACCGGGCAAACTGGGAGCTCGTGTGCAATGTCCAACTTGCAAAAAGAAGTTCACTCGGGTGGTAATCGAACTAGATGACGATCTTGCTGCGCCCATGGCCCCTGTCACAGATCACACCGTGAAACCCACTGGAAAACCTGGTCCGAATGGGGAGGAATGCAGCGAGTGCCATCAACCAAAAACACCCAGCGGTAATGACCAGAGAAGAAAGCATCCAGTCGATCTGGAATCAGACTCTGATGAAGAAAATGTTACTGGCTTCGCCCACATTATTCTCCAGACCAAGAAAATGCGAGCCATCAAACTCAAGGAACCCGCGATTGTACCGCTTCAGGTGGCAAGCGACCCAAAAAATCTAGACGTTGCTGGAATGCAGCACCACACTGCACATGAGGAGCATTCTCTAGAGCAACCGGTTCGCAAATCAGCAGAGCAACAGCCAAAAACTTCAGGCAAGCCCCGACTACCGGCTCCGCGGGCCGCCACCATTGCAGACGCCGAGAAATATGGCATCCCTTCAGGATATTGGCTCAAAAACTGGGACCCCACCGAGGagcccatcctcctcctgggcTCGGTATTCGATGGTAACTCGATCGGCAAGTGGATCTACGACTGGACTGTCTATGACAAGGGCCCGTCAGCACCGATTTCAGAGATGGCTGGTGAGATGTGGCTGCTTCTTATCAGACTAACCGGCAGAATCAAGCGAAGTGAAGAGCTGGTAGACAGGATAGGGGACGAAGATGacaaggaggttgtggaagaGTTTTTGGAGGCGGGTGACCGGTTGATGGTTAAGTTTCGCAAGCTTCTCAAGGCGTGTGAGAAGCCCATGTTGGAGAccaaaaaggaagggaagCTTGGGATGGAG